A stretch of the Macaca mulatta isolate MMU2019108-1 chromosome 14, T2T-MMU8v2.0, whole genome shotgun sequence genome encodes the following:
- the MRGPRX4 gene encoding mas-related G-protein coupled receptor member X4 (The RefSeq protein has 3 substitutions compared to this genomic sequence), whose amino-acid sequence MDPTIPALGTSVTRINGTVETPCYKLTLSLTVLTCIVSLLGLTGNAVELWLLGFRMRRNAVSTYILNLAVADFLFLSGHVLRFLLSLINIPHTTRRILICVMTVPYLTGLSMLSAISTERCLSVLWPMWYRCRRPRHLSAVVCVLLWVLSLLRSILEWMFCDFPFSGADSCWCETSNFIIIAWLTFLCVVLCVSSLVRLVRILCGSQKMPLTRLYVTILLTVLVFLLCGLPFGILGSLNYMIHRDLEVLYCHVYRVCMFLSSLNSSANPIIYFFVGSFRQRQNRQNLKLVLQRALQDTPEVDEGGGRLPEETLELSVSRCRQ is encoded by the coding sequence ATGGATCCAACCATCCCAGCCCTGGGTACATCAGTGACACGAATCAACGGAACTGTGGAGACTCCTTGCTACAAGCTGACCCTGAGCCTCACGGTGCTGACGTGCATCGTTTCCCTTCTGGGGCTGACAGGAAACGCGGTTGAGCTCTGGCTCCTGGGCTTCTGCATGCGCAGGAACGCTGTCTCCACCTACATCCTCAACCTCGCTGTGGCCGACTTCCTCTTCCTCAGCGGCCACGTTTTACGTTTTCTGTTAAGCCTCATCAATATCCCCCATACCACCCGCAGAATCCTCATTTGTGTGATGACCGTCCCCTACCTTACAGGCCTGAGCATGCTGAGCGCCATCAGCACCGAGCGCTGCCTGTCCGTCCTATGGCCCATGTGGTACCGCTGCCGCCGCCCTAGACACCTGTCAGCGGTCGTGTGTGTCCTGCTCTGGGTCCTGTCCCTGCTGCGGAGCATCCTGGAGTGGAGGTTCTGTGACTTCCCGTTTAGTGGTGCTGATTCTTGTTGGTGTGAAACATCAAATTTCATCATAATCGCGTGGctgacttttttgtgtgtggttctCTGTGTTTCTAGCCTGGTCCGGCTGGTCAGGATTCTCTGTGGATCCCAGAAGATGCCGCTGACCAGGCTGTACGTGACCACCCTGCTCACAGTGCTGGTCTTCCTCCTCTGCGGCCTGCCCTTCGGCATTCTGGGATCCCTAAATTACATGATCCACAGGGATCTGGAAGTCTTATATTGTCACGTTTATCGGGTTTGCATGTTCCTGTCCTCTCTAAACAGCAGTGCCAACCCCATCATTTACTTCTTCGTGGGCTCCTTTAGGCAGCGTCAAAATAGGCAGAACCTGAAGCTGGTTCTCCAGAGGGCTCTGCAGGACACGCCTGAGGTGGATGAAGGTGGAGGGCGGCTTCCTGAGGAAACCCTGGAGCTGTCGGTAAGCAGATGTAGGCAGTGA